From the genome of Melitaea cinxia chromosome 12, ilMelCinx1.1, whole genome shotgun sequence, one region includes:
- the LOC123658759 gene encoding uncharacterized protein LOC123658759, whose translation MPKVVKSVKRQTILQVYAFCEKEKTENKLIIPLQQVRARVAAMTDVSESTVTRILRQERESSSVSGVPGPSKVTTPGKTRPNRDKKIKIDDFDASAIRQKIMSFYAVRKEIPTLNKLLVELREEINFEGGRTTLWKILKQLGYKYKKCQSKRKMLVERTDIATWRFNYLSEIKKYREEGRTIVYLDETFIHSSYSVQKCWQSESEEGALVRDYGMGRRWIIAHAGTTDGFINKALLLFKSQTKSSDYHDDMNSDNFIKWLEKQVLPNLPPKCVIVMDNAPYHTVQTNKSPNMTSLKADMVEWLQNKGLLFSPNLTKNVLYELIKKNKPEPIYKADELIKLHGHDVLRLPPYHADLNPIELVWSVMKRRFAEKNVGQRDDQVESLIRESFGSISNDIWKKECSHVIKIEDDYILKDKIIDEGSDRFLLWVGSEESDSDSEHSSNIEEDMIPLHLIDHNYY comes from the exons ATGCCGAAGGTGGTAAAAAGTGTTAAAAGACAAACTATTCTTCAAGTTTACGCATTTTGTGAGAAAGAAAAGACTGAGAACAAGCTGATTATTCCATTGCAACAAGTTCGTGCCCGAGTTGCCGCCATGACCG ATGTATCCGAATCTACTGTGACCAGGATTTTGAGACAAGAAAGAGAGTCCAGTTCTGTTTCGGGTGTGCCTGGTCCGTCAAAAGTAACGACACCAGGAAAGACGCGACCAAATCGCGATAAGAAGATCAAGATTGATGACTTCGATGCTAGTGCAATTCGAcaaaaaattatgtcattttaCGCTGTAAGAAAAGAAATCCCTACATTAAACAAATTACTTGTCGAATTACGAGAGGAAATAAATTTTGAAGGTGGGCGTACTACACtatggaaaatattaaaacaacttggatataaatataaaaagtgtcAATCAAAACGAAAAATGTTAGTGGAGCGAACAGATATAGCTACCTGgcgatttaattatttaagtgaaattaaaaaataccgaGAAGAGGGGCGGACTATAGTTTATTTAGACGAAACTTTTATACATTCGTCATATAGTGTGCAAAAATGTTGGCAGTCAGAGTCTGAAGAAGGTGCATTGGTCAGAGATTATGGTATGGGTAGGCGATGGATAATTGCACACGCAGGAACTACAGATGGCTTCATTAATAAAGCATTACTGCTATTCAAATCGCAAACAAAATCATCCGACTACCATGACGACATGAATAGCGATAACTTTATAAAATGGCTGGAAAAACAAGTTTTACCAAACCTGCCACCTAAATGTGTGATTGTGATGGACAATGCCCCATATCATACTGTGCAAACAAATAAAAGCCCTAATATGACAAGCCTCAAAGCAGATATGGTAGAGTGGCTTCAAAACAAGGGGCTGTTGTTTTCAccaaatttgacaaaaaatgttttgtatgaattaattaaaaaaaataaaccagaGCCTATATATAAAGCCGacgaattaataaaattacatggtCATGATGTTTTACGACTGCCCCCATATCATGCAGATTTAAATCCGATCGAATTAGTATGGAGTGTAATGAAGAGACGGTTTGCAGAAAAAAATGTGGGCCAGAGGGATGATCAAGTGGAATCACTTATACGAGAATCATTTGGCTCAATAAGCAATGATATTTGGAAAAAAGAGTGCtctcatgtaataaaaattgaagatGATTACAtacttaaagataaaataatagacGAAGGAAGCGATCGCTTTTTATTGTGGGTTGGTAGTGAAGAAAGTGATAGTGACAGTGAGCATTCAAGCAACATTGAAGAAGATATGATTCCTTTACACCTTAttgatcataattattattaa